The segment TACTCGTGCATCTCGGCTTTCACCCAGTGCATGGCGTACGACACCAGGCGCACGCCCTGGTCCGGATCGAAACGTTTCACGGCTTTCATCAAGCCGATATTGCCTTCCTGAATCAGGTCGGCATGCGGCAAGCCATAGCCCAGGTAGCCGCGGGCAATCGAGACCACCAGGCGCAGGTGCGACAGCACCAGCTCTTGCGCGGCGGCCAGGTCATTTTTTTCGCGCAGGCGTTTCGCCAGCGAAATTTCTTCGTCGTGGGTCAACATGGGCAGGCGGTTCACGGCCGAAATATAGGCGTCGATATTGCCCAGATTGCCAGTGAAACCGAGGCCCAGCGCATTACTTTTGGTCGGAACCAATGCGGACGTTGCGGACATCATAGTCATGTTTTCTCCCTCGTAGTCTTGCTTTGTTCCAGTTGGCCACGTCACGCGACGTGGTCCTGTTGTCTGTTTGCGTATTCGGTCTTGCACTTTGCAGAGCGCGGCACCATCTTCATCTGGCGTCCATGGCGCTACTGCCTTTGGTATGTCCCTATATTAGCACTCTCTGCTTGAGAGTGCCAATCAGCACATTTAATCGTCCTGATAGCCTAAATACTATGGCGGGTTAATGCTTGATATATATCTCTGAACAGCGATTTGAACACGTAACCAGTCTACGACCTCTGGCTGAAGCGAACCTTAAGAATACTTGCTAAACATCAAGATAACAGCAGATGGGGAGGGTGAGGCGCATGGCGGCACCGCAGGCGCCGCCATGGAAGGGAAGGTCAGTTCAGGCGCGCCAGGTGGCGCTGCACGCAGAGGAAGGCGCCGATCAGGCCCAGGCCGGCGCTGACGGCCAGCAAGCCGGCCATCGGCAGCGGCGCCAGCGGCACCAGCTGGAATTCGGACGCGTACAGGCGGGCAAATTCGGCAATCGCGGTATTGAGCGGTTGCAAGGCCAGCGCGACGGCGCCCAGGGCCAGCGCGCCGGCACACAGGCCCAGCAGGGCGCCCGTGTAATAGAAGGGGCGGTGGATGAAGGTGTCCGTGGCGCCGATCAGTTTCGAAATGCTGATTTCATCGCGCTGCTGCATCACCTGCAGGCGGATGGTATTGAAGACCACGGCGATCACGGCCACGCCCAGGGTGATGGCCAGCAGCAGCAGCACCAGGCGCAGCACGCCCAGCAGGGCCGCCAGGCGCTTGACCCAGGCCGAATCGACCTGCGCCGATTCCACGCCGGGCAAGTGGCGCAGCTGTTCCGCCACCGCGTCGACGTCCCGCGCTTCGCTGGCGCTGCTGAAGGCATCGAGTTTCAGCACATAGCTGTCGGGCAGGGGATTGTCGCCCAGGGTGCTGAGCACGTCTGCCAGGCCATTCTTGTTTTTCAGGGTATCGAGCGCCTGTTCGCGCGGGATGAAGACGATCTTCGCCTTTTGCTCGCCGACGATCTTGCGCATGGAACTGGCCAGGGCCACGGCTTGCTCGCGCGGCGTGTCGATCTT is part of the Janthinobacterium sp. 67 genome and harbors:
- the ftsX gene encoding permease-like cell division protein FtsX; this encodes MRGWFRQHRFALGSALIHLRKSPGGFLLNVVVVAIALSLPFAGLTMLDNVRPMSEQMSVDPEISVFLKIDTPREQAVALASSMRKIVGEQKAKIVFIPREQALDTLKNKNGLADVLSTLGDNPLPDSYVLKLDAFSSASEARDVDAVAEQLRHLPGVESAQVDSAWVKRLAALLGVLRLVLLLLAITLGVAVIAVVFNTIRLQVMQQRDEISISKLIGATDTFIHRPFYYTGALLGLCAGALALGAVALALQPLNTAIAEFARLYASEFQLVPLAPLPMAGLLAVSAGLGLIGAFLCVQRHLARLN